Genomic DNA from Paenibacillus sp. MBLB1832:
TCATAGCCAGATGGGTCATATTGAATTGATGGGATTTATGGTCCAGTCCGAGCCCAATTATGTCTTGCTTATGCTTCGGAATTTCTCGGAACAAGGAGCTGAGATAATGCTCAATCATATGGATTGAAAAAGTATCATGCCCCGCAGGGACAGGTGTATGGGTCGTAAATACGGTTGCAGAACGGACGGTTTCCACCGCCACATGAAAAGGAAGACCGAGATGCAGCAACTCTTTTAGCCGCTCCAAAGCAAGGAAGGCCGCATGTCCCTCGTTGATATGGTACACATTCGGATAAATCCCCAGCGCTCGCAGCGCACGGACTCCGCCGATGCCGAGCACGATTTCCTGAGCGATGCGCATCTCTTGGTTCCCGCCGTACAGTTGTGCGGTCAGCGAGCGATCGCCTTCGTTATTCGCGTCGTGATCGCTGTCGAGCAGATAGACGAGGTTGCGTCCCACGCGAACTGCCCAGACGAGTAGTGTAATGATACGGCCTGTCAAATCGACCGTAACGGTAAGTTGTTTATCATCCTGAAGGACAGGGTGGAGGGGAAGTTGATGAAAATCATACGGGAACAACTCCGTTTGTTGATTGCCGGAGGCATCGATCTTTTGCGTGAAATAGCCTTTCTTGTAGAGGAGGCCGATGCCTGCCAAAGGAAGACCAAGGTCACTGGCTGATTTGATATGGTCGCCAGCAAGGATGCCTAGCCCGCCAGAATAAATCGGCAGCGATTCATGAAAACCGAATTCAGCGGAGAAATAAGCAATCTGCACATAACCTGCATCGGTATGATGATTCTGATACCACGCTGGGTCGTTCATATACGCATCCAATCTTGTTATCACGCGGTGGTAGCTATCAAGAAAATCTTGATTATGGCTAAGCGCTTCCAGTTGGGAAGCGTCTACCGCGTGCAGCAGGCGCACGGGGTTATGACCTGATTGTTTCCATTTTTCGACATCTATACGTTCAAAAAGCCCCAAAGCATCCCAATTCCAGCTGAACCACAAATTGTAGGCAAGCTCGTTAAGTCGCGCTATCGATGGGGGTAAGATTGTAGCCTCATGGGGGGCTGCTGCTATCATTGTATATTCTCTCCCTTTAATTGCTTGATCGTTGTTTCCCATATTATCTTGTTCCACCAACCTTTTCATACACCAGTTTAAGTAAGGAATATGCAAGGAAGAGACTCATGATGACTGCAAAAGAACCAACAAAGACCATCGCACTTATAGGGAAAATGAGTTTTAGATAGCTTGTAATGGGGGAGGCAGCTTCGTAGACAGGCTTGAAAACAGCCTGCGGACTCCTGAACTTCTGCATAGGCTCCCATATAAGGAGAACAATAGCCCCAGAGAGCATCGCATGGAGCAGTCGAGCGAACAAAAAAGGCAAGTAGCGCAGATTGGTATGGCTTAACAAACTGACAATCTGAGCGTGAACTGACATCCCGCCCCATGAGAGGATGAACGCTCCGATGGCTACTTTGCTTGCGAGGGCTAATTCTGCTGGCGCGCCTCCAGCTGCCTTGGCCCCAAGGGTGACTTCGAATAAGCCATTCATGACCGCTTGTGCTAATTCGTGAGGGAGTCCTGTGAACGTTAACAAGGAGGTAATGAGGAAATAGAACACATTCATAACCTGAGCCGAAGTTAGAATTTCTAGAACGACAGAGAAGAAGACGACAAGTCCTCCCACGACGAAAATTAAACGAAGTGACTGGATGATGGATTGGCTCAGTAACATCCCAATAGGTCTTCCGTCATGGATTCTCGCCGAGTGCATAGTCTCCAAGGCTCGCTTCCCAATCCAACCTTGGTTGGTCTGGGAATGGGCAGGTGTAGGGATGCTCTTCCTGCCATGAAATCGCATGAGCAAGCCGATAAGCAGCGAGCCGCCATAATGGGCGATAGCTAGAATCATGGCCAAGGAGGCATCGTGAAAGAAACCGATGGACACAGCGCCGATGAGGAAGATTGGATCTGAGCTCGTCGTAAAGGCAACCAGCCGCTCTCCCTCTTCCCGATTCACAAGCTTCTGCTCCCATAGTTGAGAGGTTAGCTTAGCCCCGATGGGATAACCAGAAGCAAAGCCCATGGCCATGACGAATCCGCCAATGCCAGGAATCCGAAAGACAGGCCGCATCATGGGATCAAGCAGCGTTCCGAAGAAATGAACGATGCCGAAGCCAAGCATGATTTCGGAGATAACGAAGAAGGGAAATAAGGCGGGGAACAGCACGTCCCACCAAATAGAAACACCGCGTAAAGCCGCTTGAAACCCGTCATGCGGAAACATGACTAAGCATACAATGATGGCAAGAATCACGAATGAGATGAGCAGGGCAGGGGTGAAGTCACGTTTGGGCATAAGCGATGAAACCTCCTCTTACTCAACTATATGAAAGGAATAGGACATACATGCCGTCCCGAATTTCTTAGTCTTTAGTACTGTTAAGTCCCTGTTTTTATGGTAAAATAGAACTAGGTGAGAAGAATCCTATACATCGGGAGTGATTCAAATGACAGGTGTCATTGCCGGGATTGTAGTCTGTATGTTTGTGTTTGTCATTCGAGAAACGCTGATGCACGCAGGGGATGAGGATTTATATTGATTCAGAATTGAGAGGATTACCGCATGTCACAGAATGACAACAGCACAATATATGAAATGATGGGAGGAGCGGAATCGATTCGTCGGTTGGTAGAAGTCTTTTACTCGAAAGTGCAGAAGGAACCCTTACTTTCACCGCTTTTTCCCGCTAATATATCGCCCGTTATTGAGAAGCAAATTATGTTCTTGACCCAATTTTTCGGGGGGCCTACCCTATATTCCGATAGCCATGGGCATCCGATGATGCGAGCGAGGCATTTGCCTTTTCCAGTTACCAAAGAACGCGCTGATGCGTGGTTAGGTTGTATGCAAGACGCGATGGATGATGTGGGAATGCCTGCGGATTTAAAGACTTTTATGATAGATCGTTTAAGAGGACCAGCGTATCATTTCGTGAACACAACCGAGGAAGAGTAACTCTTCCTCCCCAATTTTAGAGAAGGCGGGATTTCATGTGGTCGAACCTTTATATGACATAACCGTAACTTGCAGCTTCTGCGAAAATAACTATAAGACGATGAAGGTTCGGCCTAGCTTCAAAAAAGCGAGCAAAACAGACACTGATTTCTGCTTGCATTATAAAGAGGTTAATCCTGACTATTATGTTGTACGCATTTGTCCATTTTGCGGCTACGCGCATACGGAGAATTTCACCGATAAGTGGACGACGGCGCAGCGTGAAATCTTCTATGAGAAAGTAGCGAAAAACTGGACCATGCGGGATTACTGCAAGGAGAGAAGCTGGGAAGATGCGCTCCAGAGCTACAAATTGGCGCTGCTCAGTGCTCAAATCCGAGACGAGAAGTCACGGGT
This window encodes:
- the ylbJ gene encoding sporulation integral membrane protein YlbJ, with protein sequence MPKRDFTPALLISFVILAIIVCLVMFPHDGFQAALRGVSIWWDVLFPALFPFFVISEIMLGFGIVHFFGTLLDPMMRPVFRIPGIGGFVMAMGFASGYPIGAKLTSQLWEQKLVNREEGERLVAFTTSSDPIFLIGAVSIGFFHDASLAMILAIAHYGGSLLIGLLMRFHGRKSIPTPAHSQTNQGWIGKRALETMHSARIHDGRPIGMLLSQSIIQSLRLIFVVGGLVVFFSVVLEILTSAQVMNVFYFLITSLLTFTGLPHELAQAVMNGLFEVTLGAKAAGGAPAELALASKVAIGAFILSWGGMSVHAQIVSLLSHTNLRYLPFLFARLLHAMLSGAIVLLIWEPMQKFRSPQAVFKPVYEAASPITSYLKLIFPISAMVFVGSFAVIMSLFLAYSLLKLVYEKVGGTR
- a CDS encoding globin domain-containing protein, with translation MSQNDNSTIYEMMGGAESIRRLVEVFYSKVQKEPLLSPLFPANISPVIEKQIMFLTQFFGGPTLYSDSHGHPMMRARHLPFPVTKERADAWLGCMQDAMDDVGMPADLKTFMIDRLRGPAYHFVNTTEEE
- a CDS encoding DUF2225 domain-containing protein, whose translation is MVEPLYDITVTCSFCENNYKTMKVRPSFKKASKTDTDFCLHYKEVNPDYYVVRICPFCGYAHTENFTDKWTTAQREIFYEKVAKNWTMRDYCKERSWEDALQSYKLALLSAQIRDEKSRVIAGLLHHLAWLYRYKEDTEQEKRFLTFALDEYVNVFETEGMDLNNARLMYLMGELCRRLQRFQEAVKWFSRVINDRKIMDAGMIKACREQWITTREDMLAMRLELPDEMKQAT